DNA sequence from the Vicia villosa cultivar HV-30 ecotype Madison, WI linkage group LG3, Vvil1.0, whole genome shotgun sequence genome:
AAAAACAAAGCATGAGATAGTTACTTTTTTTCGGTTAAGACTTACACATTGAGTTGTGTGTCATTGTAGAGGTTGGAAGCTATGTATGAATCAAACCCTTTGATCAATTCAAATTTGGTTGAGATATTGAAATCAGAAACTAGCAAAGGCATTGCAAAGAAGAGGATTAGTGGCAGTAAATCCTTTGTTTGGCTTACTAGGTGAACAATCAttaattttttcaagaaaaatttgattgtataatTTCCATATGAAAAAGTTTTTCTGttgtataatttttatttaaagatgTGCGATTATGCAGATCCATTGATTTCACATCAGCATTGTTACAAGCATTACTAGTAAAAGATCCTAAAAAGAGTATGGAACAAGCAGTTCAAGAGTCTTATGATGCAACTTTGAAACCGTGGCATGGATGGATTGCATCCGCGGCTTTCAGAGTAATAATAACcatttcttccttttcttttctttcatttttcaataTTGAACTATTGAGTATAGCTCGTAGTTCTTGATGAGGAACTACAGTCGCAGACGTAGACACAATTGGCCGAACATCCTTAAACATGGTCATTGTTTGTGTTCTTCAGGTTGGTATAAAGCTAGTACCTGATACTAAAACTTTCATGGATCTCATCAGTGAAAAAGGCGAAGATTGTGACATCCTAATGGAGAAAATTCAGATTTTGGTTTCATTGCTAGTACCATTTCTGGAGGATATCCATTGTATTCTAGTAAGCTTGATTTCATCCTTTCTGACATAAGTTATGCTCATTGGATTTTCTGTCATATATTTATCTGATGAATATTTATTGATGTTGCAGAAAGTGTATAAATTGGACAAGCTTAAATCAAACTGAAGTTAACATAGAAAAGCTGATTTAGAACTAGAACTTTTCTTAGTGGATAATGTATAGTTTGGTTTCATGTAAAGTACTTGTACAGTAAAATTTTGTATCATCAAGCTTTGTAGTTACAAGTTTGCATCAGTGTAAGACTTTCAACATAgcctaaaatcaaaataaaataaaaaaattcaaacaatgAATCATGTCCATTCCCACAATGAGTTTTTCAAGTCATTTGAATTATTTGAAGGATCTTGAAGTGCAATCAATGCTGCAACTAAGCCAGCATTGCTTGCTATGGTTGGCTCAGTAAATCTTTGGTTGCTTCTTTGATCGATGAAATTGTCGTGTGTGTCTGGTCCTCCCACCATGGCTCCCAAAAGAACTTGCGGATTCGGATTTTTAGAGTTTAGCCATGTTTTACCATCATTGCAATTGTAGAGCCGTTTATCCCAAGGGATCGACGCACTTCTATGATGAACCTGGACTGGAAACTTGTCGCCGTATCCCACTAAATAACTCATTTTCATAGGATTTTGTCCTAAGATGTATTTAACCTGAAACACAAGGAATCTAAATTTTAGACTATTTCCAAttcatatgtgtttccatacaaAATGGTTAGAACTCAAGAAGGCTAGGAATTTGCCTGAGAATTAGCGAAATCACGAAGCATTGCAACTGAGAATTCATCGGTTTCGCAGCTTGCACCGGATATTTTGAGATGATCAATGTAATCACTATACAATTTACTGAGAAAAGATGCTGTTGCAGCATATTGGAGTAATGGCCCATTATCAGGTTTTGGAAGAATCAATCCACCTACAATCATGTTTTACATGAATCATATACTATTATAAATCATAATGTATATTTCATTTAATCAAAGAACTAATTAACTAATTACCAGCTGTTCTGctcatatattttttgaaaaggtAAGAACACATGAGGGAGTGAGTAGAATTTGATGAAAGTTTCAAAACATCTTCATAAGGAAAGCCAGGATCACGGAAATATCGAATACCAGCAAGCAAAACCTGCAAATATTACATCAAAAAACATGAGACTACTAAGTTACTAACAACCTTTTTTACTCAAATTCGTCTAAAATTCATCTCGAGTGTCGGATTAAAGTTACCGCAACAGCATTGAGCTTGTTATTCCAGTAAAACACTCCTTTGTCTAACATTGTTTCATCACTCTTTGCTGATAAAAAAAACTGAGTTGCATTTGCAAGATAATCAGTGTTCTTAGTAGCAAGAAACAACCAAGTAGCTCCCCAAGCCAACTCATCTTTGTAACTAGATGAGTTATAAAGCATTCTTGCTTGTTTTCCACATGCATCAACATTGGTGTAGGTTCCTTGCTTCTTAGGATCTTCCTTTGTAACTACCTCATATAAACTTTCTGCTGCTTGAGCTAGTTTCCCTGAGTAATCTTTGTCTTCTTTGAATACCATCGACGCCGCAGATAATGCTGCAACAACTTCACCACCTAAATCTGTAGCTGAGCCATCACAAACCGAAACTGGTCTACCATAACTCATGTCTTCAGGTCTTTGCCAGCAATTTATATCATTTGGTTCATTATTAGTACTAATAGTACTTCCAAcctaataaaattgaaaaaaaaatgtacCAACTATTAGTAAATGATTCTTCGAGTCTTTATGTCAGTATATGATTCTGAATACGAAATAAACATGATACGAAATTTATATCTTGCCTGAGAATACAGTATAAGGTTGGATTCAGATGAAGTAATAAACACCTTAAGCAAATAGTCAGTACCCCATTTGATGATATCCTTAACATGATCAAGTTCGTCAATATCAGCGAATTTCGTTTGATATTCCATTGCAGTCCAACTCAACAAGGTCATAGTATAAGCTGTGGTGAAAGTAAACTTAATGTTGTTTCCTGAATCATAATATCCACCAATAAGATTAGTCTTCACCGAATTTCCATCTTGTAATCCTGAGTCTCCCCTATACTTCACTGAACTGTTCCTTGGATAATTCCCAGCTACaacataataaatattaaaattaaaatcaccaGACACAACACTGGCACAGACACATGCACCAGACACGACACTGACACAATGTgtgcaaaacaaagaaagctatGAAGCACTGATACAGACACCAGAGACACTTATAGAAGAGAAGTAAGTAGTACATTTTTGAGCATCATAAAAAGTTAGAGCTTGGTTTATAGCCAACTTGAGGTTGATTGAAGAGTCTTGATGCTTATGCTTCTGAGGTAAAAAGTGTAAGAGCAAAGCCAGTCCTATGATAGCAAAGAACATTGCTACTGCAACAATAATAAAAAGATGGAAGTGTTTCTTATCAGTGATGACTAGATTGCAGTCAACAGATTTTGGATATTTGGAAGGGATGGATTCATAGGAAATAGATGATTTAGGAGTAAGGTTGAAATCAAGTGCTATGGAGTTCCAGCGGCTTGATGAAGGGAGAAGACGACCAGCTTCTGAAACTGTGTGCATATATGTCACAGGGTTCTTCTCTGGCTTTGTTGTTGGTGGCATGATTTGATTATAAATTCATGTTAGACTTCATTTTGTTGTTAGTTATAATGTGTTAAATTTGAATTGATTGAATTGGGTTGATATTTCAAAGCATGAGTTTGTCTTTTTGTTGGCCGTCCAAATTGTACCTTTGCATGGAAAGTTTAAATGTAAGTCATACAAATAAAGGCAAAAGTTTAGTGCTAAAATTGTTTAAAACAAGGGATTAAGATCAAAATCCATTGATGCTGCAAGGCGTCCGTGTAAAAATTCAGTATATTGCCGAATATAAGGTTAAAGTGCATCTTGAAATGAATCACTAGAGTATATATTTATAGTTTTGGTCTTCCTCTTCTTTTTTATACTAATTTAACATTTATATTTTAAACCAACACCAATAACCTACTCCTTAATTGAAAACGATATATCCATATCCATTGTCTACACAaccaatcataataataaaaaaaactatcatTCTCTACCATAAAGAGTATGAtcacttaaaattataaactccaaaatatttaaaaatatttttatcaataatcaTATTTCAAAAATCTATAATACTCCATTATAAAATACACATTTCATTTGAAGTAAAACTACTCCAAGAATTTTATATTGTTATCACCGACAATCAGTGTTCAAAAGAACTAGTATATTCTATTATAAGGAATATATTTCACTTGAAAATAAACAACCCCAAAGATTTTAACATTATCTTCACCGATAATCATAGTTCAAAAGAATTAGCATACTCCACCATGAAGAGTTTAATTTTATTAGAAGTTAAATCATTCCAAAAAAATTTACATTGTCTTCACCAAAAATCATAGTTCAAAAGAACTATTATACTCCACCATCAGGAGAGTATGTTTCGTTTGAAGCTAACAGCTCTGAGAACTTTCGCATGTAAAAAATTAGGCTAAAAATTTATGGGGAAACTTCCTTATTGGTGTGAACCTCTTCATCCAACGATGTAATTTCACAACACACATTGCATCAATGTCAATCAATACTTCTGTACTAAACAACACCTTGTGTAATCTTGATTGTACCAATACACCCTTAAATTGAAATTTCCGTAAGTCAAAAATGATTCTTCCATCAATTTTTTCTAATCCAAATTCTCAGTCGAACTTGTGATTCTAGCTTAACAACACTTTCATAACACCACCCTTTTTTATGTGGAAGATATGGCAAAGATGTAATCACAAAACATACTAATTAAGAACTCTTATCCACCCACGGGTTGAATCAAAAGCTCTAATGTTAGTTGTTGGAAAAATTTTATCCTAGAGAAAATAAATAAGACAATCATAATAGATAATACATAACGTGGAAACTCTAAAATAGGAGAAACAACCACAGTCGTTGTCAAAAGACAATCGGAGAATAGCACTGTGCAAATTGTTATATCATATAAATTACTCACAATCACCCCATGACCCTCAGGACACCTACATTCTTCAAAGGAAATATATAACTACATCTCACGCCACTCTATCACTAGAGtataagagaaaaagaaaagaaaaagttaaatataagtTTAAAGTGCTTCTACCGGAGGTAACTAGTAACAAAATACTAtagtagatatatatatatatatatatatatatatatatatatatatatatatatatatatatatatatatatatatatatagtttttatcttcttcttcctttacaACATAAGTGATGTGAGAATTCTTCAACATTTATATTTATAGTCAACACTAATAAATCAAAAGATAAAAACATGATGAATTTTCAATTCTAGTGATACTCAATAGTGTTGAGAATCAAATGTGAagaagaagtcccacattggttagaaaaggaaagaatgaacactttataagtgagagaacacacacacctatcaccttaagattttaggtGGACAAGTAATGTGTATCTCACAAAGTGTGTCCCAAAATGTAAAAAGTGCTCCCTCATTGACCCCCTTGAAGTGCCTCTAATAGTGGTGACATGAGTCTGGTTTTGAGATAGAGACCGGCTCACTTATATCGAAACACTTCTCGTAGATGATGGGTAGAAGGTGTTCCGTTGAAGAGTGTCAATGgtggtacaagtgtatgtggaagagagAGCTTCCACGTGAGAGGGAGCATTATGTAAGactcaagtgtgaggaagaagtcccacatGGGTTAGAAAAGGGAAGAATTAACACTTTATAACTGAGGTAACCCACTCACCTATTAtgttaaggttttaggtggacaagtggtgtgtctctcaaaATGTGTGTCCCAAGTGTAATATGCTCCCGTGTTGACCCCTTCGAGTAGCCTCTAACAGTgatatcatgagcctttggttcgagaagggaccgacttacttgtagttgaagaaagtcaacggatacatgtagttgaagagagTCAAGTGATACATGCTTCCACATGAGGGGGAACATTGTGtgtagactcacacttgagggggagtgttgagaatcaagtgtgagaaagaagtcccacattggttagaaaaGGAAAGAATTTaaactttataagtgagagaatccacacacctaacaccttaagattttagaTGGACAAGTGTTGTGTCTCTAACAAAATATGTCCCAAGTATAATATGCTCTCTCGTTGACCCCTTCGAATAGCCTCTAACAAATAATactagtattttttaataatgttttaacttaatttttgATCAACACTACATGATTTTAGCAAATTATAGTAGGAGCCAATATTACAATGGAAAGTGTCATTTCATCTTGAATTTCTCTAACAAAACAACTCTAAAATGTTTATACATTGTAAAAACACATCTATATGCAATCAAAATTTCACTTCTCAAATTTATATTCACACTTACATTTTTCTATTGATAAATCTCCATCCTCCCTAAACCCTTTTATGACAAACAAGTTCATTGTAATATTTCAACTTTCTTGTTTTGAAGGGTCTTGCTTTTGCAAACTACAAAACCATTCATTTTAGCATGCTGGTTGGCTGTAGAATGCATAAGCCATATTTAGGCTTGAATATTGAAATTTTCTTGCAGGACTTAATCCTTTCAAGTCCTATGTACTatcaatatttatattttttagtagcttctacatcatttcaagaagtttattttggaataaaaaaagaGGAAGGAGAGGTTAGAGTTGAAATTGGAGTTTTGGATTGCAAATATATTttggaaataaatgaaattaataataattatcatgTGTTTATAAATAATTTGGTAATGTGTAAATATGGCTAAAGTAAATTGTGTTGTTGCTGgctaataaagtagagagaaaatgagagaagTTTGGCCTAGTGATAA
Encoded proteins:
- the LOC131655655 gene encoding glycolipid transfer protein 3-like, whose amino-acid sequence is MRYVCLYQRAYSIREMKRSRDTEKRSEINSAIEELSVLVIVKPGENHEAAPARIPTKPFLSLCYMILQFLDKVGPTMIVIRQDIHQNIKRLEAMYESNPLINSNLVEILKSETSKGIAKKRISGSKSFVWLTRSIDFTSALLQALLVKDPKKSMEQAVQESYDATLKPWHGWIASAAFRVGIKLVPDTKTFMDLISEKGEDCDILMEKIQILVSLLVPFLEDIHCILKVYKLDKLKSN
- the LOC131658006 gene encoding endoglucanase 25-like, with translation MPPTTKPEKNPVTYMHTVSEAGRLLPSSSRWNSIALDFNLTPKSSISYESIPSKYPKSVDCNLVITDKKHFHLFIIVAVAMFFAIIGLALLLHFLPQKHKHQDSSINLKLAINQALTFYDAQKSGNYPRNSSVKYRGDSGLQDGNSVKTNLIGGYYDSGNNIKFTFTTAYTMTLLSWTAMEYQTKFADIDELDHVKDIIKWGTDYLLKVFITSSESNLILYSQVGSTISTNNEPNDINCWQRPEDMSYGRPVSVCDGSATDLGGEVVAALSAASMVFKEDKDYSGKLAQAAESLYEVVTKEDPKKQGTYTNVDACGKQARMLYNSSSYKDELAWGATWLFLATKNTDYLANATQFFLSAKSDETMLDKGVFYWNNKLNAVAVLLAGIRYFRDPGFPYEDVLKLSSNSTHSLMCSYLFKKYMSRTAGGLILPKPDNGPLLQYAATASFLSKLYSDYIDHLKISGASCETDEFSVAMLRDFANSQVKYILGQNPMKMSYLVGYGDKFPVQVHHRSASIPWDKRLYNCNDGKTWLNSKNPNPQVLLGAMVGGPDTHDNFIDQRSNQRFTEPTIASNAGLVAALIALQDPSNNSNDLKNSLWEWT